In Arachis stenosperma cultivar V10309 chromosome 1, arast.V10309.gnm1.PFL2, whole genome shotgun sequence, one DNA window encodes the following:
- the LOC130944925 gene encoding TORTIFOLIA1-like protein 2, whose protein sequence is MSYHSLLSTKMKKPHSQQHNNHQSQAKTLFELKQKVVTALNKLSDRDTHQIGVEELDRTARSLTADSVSPFLSCLLDTDSDQKASVRKECVRLMATVAAVHGDLVLPYLPKMVSSIMRRLRDADSVVRDTCVEAVGVLASKIVNGCGGDRAFVAVVRPIFEALGEQNKNVQSGSAMCLARIVDNTSDPPVAVLQKMLGRTLKLLKNPHFMAKPALVELNKSIIQGGGAPSENVLSTAIASIQEALKDSDWATRKAAAVALGEIGLSGASFLTCLRASCIRSLESCRFDKVKPVRDAVLQALKYWRILPGPNTPEPSETGSSIKENICRGDSADLSSTTESGQRDLRAQKVNTKSTMGRVPLSARKGGQNYAGNPQHLKDDWHVEIAVPRTHSIVEFHSLNEDSESSSVTKPLETISVEVTSVRDIGYEYVPMDDKQECSSVSNLTNDNYETKFLAASHECFIKNGFQKPLARSEQFVEEGSCNEQMYSIKSQNPRSSGSTITEKYPHAPHECCCVQLANDMICIQNQLSDMEIKQANMMHQLQMFTTGIMDALSTIQSRMVGLENVIDRLTQESAQGGRHSYSENSKFVRPSQNTASPRFSTCTPRPSVDINGKPSGLSSNKKSESWEEKKTFSRSQPRNFAGDTADSWKSYKPKNARNFTEDMLNSSANDTRSMISTQVRKNDDVFSCATRVKPRIGCRGSNTNYWKCVKRLVSEGDLNSAYMESLCSGDELILVELLNKTGPVIESLSVKTVNVLLSTLASYILEGRFFNTIIPWLQQIVEMSTIHGPNCIALSIEVKEQLISAVQEAGDLTIISLAERRCATELAMKLHHIWGKINETS, encoded by the exons ATGAGTTATCATTCGTTGCTTTCAACGAAGATGAAGAAGCCACACTCACAGCAACATAACAACCACCAATCGCAAGCGAAAACGCTCTTCGAGCTGAAGCAAAAGGTAGTTACAGCTCTCAACAAACTTTCCGACCGCGACACGCACCAGATCGGCGTCGAGGAGCTCGACAGGACCGCGCGCTCGCTAACCGCCGATTCCGTCTCGCCGTTCCTCTCCTGCCTCCTCGACACCGATTCCGACCAGAAGGCCTCCGTACGGAAAGAATGCGTCCGCCTTATGGCCACCGTCGCCGCCGTCCACGGCGACCTCGTTCTGCCGTACCTTCCGAAGATGGTGTCCAGCATCATGAGGCGGTTGAGGGACGCGGATTCGGTGGTTAGGGACACGTGCGTGGAAGCGGTTGGGGTTTTGGCGTCCAAGATTGTTAATGGCTGCGGTGGAGACAGGGCGTTTGTGGCTGTGGTGAGGCCGATATTCGAGGCGTTAGGGGAGCAAAACAAGAACGTCCAGAGCGGGTCGGCGATGTGCCTGGCGAGGATTGTGGATAATACTAGTGATCCTCCAGTGGCGGTTTTGCAGAAGATGCTTGGAAGAACTCTCAAGTTGCTTAAGAATCCGCACTTCATGGCGAAACCGGCACTTGTTGAGTTGAATAAGAGCATTATCCAG gGTGGGGGCGCTCCGTCGGAGAATGTGCTGTCCACTGCTATTGCTAGCATCCAAGAGGCCCTAAAGGACAGTGATTGGGCGACACGCAAAGCGGCTGCTGTGGCACTAGGAGAGATTGGTTTGAGTGGTGCTTCTTTCTTGACATGTTTAAGGGCTTCCTGTATTCGTTCTCTTGAGTCATGTAGATTTGACAAG GTGAAACCAGTGAGGGATGCTGTTTTGCAAGCACTTAAGTATTGGAGAATTCTTCCAGGCCCTAATACTCCCGAGCCTTCTGAAACAGGATCCTCCATAAAAG AAAACATATGCAGAGGTGACTCGGCTGATCTTAGTAGTACAACCGAATCTGGACAGAGAGATCTCAGGGCCCAAAAGGTTAACACAAAATCAACTATGGGAAGAGTTCCTCTGTCTGCTAGAAAGGGAGGTCAAAATTATGCTGGAAATCCTCAGCATCTCAAAGACGATTGGCATGTTGAAATTGCAGTGCCTAGAACTCATTCTATAGTGGAATTCCATAGCCTGAATGAAGATTCTGAGAGTAGTTCTGTCACCAAGCCATTAGAAACAATTAGTGTAGAAGTTACAAGTGTGCGCGACATTGGTTATGAATATGTTCCTATGGATGACAAGCAGGAGTGCTCTTCTGTCTCTAATCTTACCAATGATAACTATGAGACCAAGTTTTTAGCTGCTTCTCATGAATGCTTTATAAAGAATGGATTTCAGAAGCCACTCGCAAGAAGTGAACAGTTTGTTGAAGAAGGAAGTTGTAATGAACAAATGTACTCCATAAAGTCTCAGAATCCTAGAAGTTCCGGTTCTACAATAACAGAGAAATATCCCCATGCTCCACATGAATGTTGTTGTGTTCAACTTGCAAATGATATGATCTGTATTCAGAATCAGCTTTCAGATATGGAAATCAAACAGGCAAACATGATGCATCAGTTACAG ATGTTTACAACTGGCATAATGGATGCTCTTTCTACAATCCAATCAAGAATGGTAGGCTTAGAAAACGTAATTGATAGATTAACTCAAGAATCTGCACAAGGAGGAAGACATTCTTATTCAGAAAACTCCAAATTTGTTAGGCCGAGTCAAAATACAGCTTCTCCTAGGTTCTCCACATGCACTCCAAGGCCATCTGTAGATATTAATGGTAAACCGTCTGGCTTGTCATCGAATAAAAAATCTGAAAGTTGGGAGGAGAAGAAAACATTTTCAAGGAGCCAACCAAGGAACTTTGCCGGAGATACCGCAGATTCATGGAAAAGCTACAAGCCAAAGAATGCAAGGAATTTTACAGAGGATATGTTGAACAGTTCTGCGAATGATACACGCAGCATGATTTCTACTCAAGTGAGAAAGAATGATGATGTCTTTTCCTGTGCTACCAGAGTCAAACCCAGAATTGGTTGTCGTGGGAGTAATACTAACTATTGGAAATGTGTGAAACGGCTTGTGAGTGAAGGGGATCTAAACTCTGCATACATGGAATCTCTATGCTCTGGTGATGAACTTATACTTGTTGAGCTTCTGAATAAAACTGGTCCGGTTATAGAGAGTTTATCAGTGAAGACAGTCAACGTTCTTCTTAGTACTTTAGCATCATATATTCTTGAAGGAAGATTCTTTAATACGATAATCCCCTGGTTGCAGCAG
- the LOC130968151 gene encoding E3 ubiquitin-protein ligase SIRP1-like → MEEAMAARYWCHMCSQMVNPINEGEIKCPLCQSGFVEEMSNTTTVSNMLEAPDFGPDRTLSLWAPILLGMLSNPHNRRRPRRLELDDDDNDNHDDHNGSGNNGNATSNGNGNGNDNGNAFARLGGENEYDRELESILRRRRRSSATILQLLQGIRAGLASELNENTDGDGNGRERERERERDRERVILINPFNQTIIVQGSYDWNRGQGDNHTPVGSLGDYFIGPGLDLLLQHLAENDPNRHGTPPAQKEAIEALPTVTIDENMQCSICLDDLEVGSEAKQMPCKHMFHSGCILPWLELHSSCPVCRYQLPADESKHEPDASLRTSSNQREDENTGHDNVDGDIEGRNASGSRRFSFPWPFNGLFSSPNPSAASSSSNNPNGDNVTRSEEN, encoded by the coding sequence ATGGAGGAAGCAATGGCGGCAAGGTATTGGTGTCATATGTGCTCACAAATGGTGAATCCCATAAATGAAGGCGAGATCAAATGCCCATTATGCCAGAGTGGGTTTGTTGAAGAAATGAGTAACACCACTACTGTTAGCAATATGCTGGAAGCTCCTGATTTCGGCCCTGACCGGACACTTTCCCTTTGGGCTCCCATATTGTTAGGCATGTTGAGCAATCCGCATAATCGTCGAAGGCCTAGGCGATTAGAGCTCGATGATGATGATAACGACAACCATGATGATCATAATGGTAGTGGTAATAATGGTAATGCTACAAGTAATGGTAATGGTAACGGCAACGATAATGGTAATGCTTTTGCACGCCTTGGTGGAGAAAACGAATATGATCGTGAGCTCGAGTCTATCCTtcggagaagaaggagaagctCAGCTACCATACTTCAATTGCTCCAAGGCATTAGAGCTGGCCTGGCATCTGAACTGAATGAGAACACTGATGGTGATGGCAATGGTAgggaaagagaaagagaaagagaaagagacaGAGAGCGTGTAATCTTGATCAATCCTTTTAATCAAACTATTATTGTTCAAGGTTCCTATGACTGGAACCGCGGTCAAGGTGATAATCATACACCCGTTGGTTCTCTGGGTGACTATTTCATTGGTCCTGGTTTGGATTTACTGTTGCAGCATTTGGCCGAGAATGATCCCAATAGGCACGGAACTCCACCGGCGCAGAAGGAGGCCATTGAAGCATTGCCTACCGTGACAATTGACGAGAATATGCAATGTTCTATTTGCCTTGATGATCTTGAAGTTGGTTCTGAAGCCAAACAGATGCCCTGTAAACATATGTTTCATAGTGGATGTATCCTTCCTTGGTTGGAGCTCCATAGTTCTTGTCCGGTTTGCAGGTATCAGTTGCCCGCTGATGAATCTAAGCACGAACCGGATGCGTCCTTGAGGACTAGCAGTAATCAAAGGGAGGATGAAAATACTGGACATGACAATGTTGATGGGGATATTGAAGGAAGAAATGCAAGTGGGAGTAGAAGATTCTCCTTTCCATGGCCTTTCAATGGTTTATTTTCTTCACCAAACCCTTCAGCAGCATCTTCTTCTAGCAACAATCCAAATGGAGATAATGTTACTCGATCAGAAGAGAACTGA
- the LOC130948128 gene encoding uncharacterized protein LOC130948128 → MVLNSLIAVSVAHVSAEAWQRASCISDNDRVSSSQLLDLVCCFPLHQFGRFALFLWTFLCFSPPPLDYYYYYDEDEDD, encoded by the coding sequence ATGGTGTTGAACAGCTTGATAGCGGTGTCAGTGGCACACGTGTCAGCAGAAGCATGGCAGCGAGCGTCGTGCATCAGTGACAATGATCGCGTCAGCAGCAGCCAGCTCTTGGATCTCGTTTGCTGTTTCCCTCTCCACCAATTCGGTCGTTTCGCTCTCTTCCTTTGGACCTTCCTCTGTTTCTCTCCTCCCCCTCTCGACTATTACTATTATTACGACGAAGACGAAGATGATTAA
- the LOC130946304 gene encoding uncharacterized protein LOC130946304 — MGIFEPFRAIGCITSGVPVSVQRLGTETFVTVSVGKAFQIFNCAKLNLVLVGPHLPKKITALASFKEFTFVAYGHDIAVFKRAHQVATWSKHSEKVKLLLLFGDHVISVDIRGNMFLWAFKGVMDQNPSPFGHILLDQSFSPSCIMHPDTYLNKVLVGSEQGPMQLWNVSTKKKIFEFKGWDSPITCCVSSPALDVVAVGCADGSIHVHNIRYDEELVTFTHSTRGSVTALSFCTDGQPLLASGGSSGVISVWNLEKKRLQSVVREAHDSVITSLHFFANEPVLMSSSADNSIKMWIFDTTDGDPRLLRFRSGHSAPPLCIKFYANGRHILSAGQDRAFRLFSVVQDQQSRELSQHNISRRAKKLKVKEEEIKLKPVIAFDCAEIRERDWCNVVTCHMDTAQAYVWRLQNFVLGEHILNPCPENPTPVKACAISACGNFVILGTAGGWIERFNLQSGLPRGAYIDMSESIRCAHDSEVVGVACDSTNTLMISAGYQGDIKVWDFKERELKSRWEIGFSVVKIVYHRYNGLLATVANDLAIRLFDVVALRLVRKFDGHTDRITDLCFSEDGKWLLSSSMDGSFRIWDVILARQIDAIHVNVPITALSLSPNMDILATAHVDQNGVYLWVNQTMFSSTSTIDSYASGKEVVSVKLPSISSTEHSQVEELDEVVDASQPKDAPHVPTQVNQIPDLVTLSLLPKSQWQSLINLDIIKIRNKPIEPPKKPEKAPFFLPSVPSLSGEILFEPGKLSVEERDGAGDGKQMKKTRLDSTSSRFLHLLQSSNVADNYGAFTDYIKGLSPSTLDMELRMLQIIDDNDDEQGEKRPELVSIEQLMDYFIHELSCRNNFEFVQAVIRLFLKIHGETIRQHSHLQEKARRLLDIQCNVWQRVDKMFQSVRCVVGFLSNSHI, encoded by the exons atgGGAATATTCGAACCTTTTAGAGCCATTGGATGCATAACAAGCGGTGTCCCTGTTTCAGTTCAGAGACTCGGCACCGAAACTTTCGTCACTGTCAGCGTTGGAAAGGCCTTTCAGATTTTCAAC TGTGCGAAGCTCAACTTGGTTCTAGTTG GTCCTCATCTGCCGAAGAAGATTACTGCACTTGCATCCTTCAAAGAATTCACTTTTGTTGCATATGGGCACGACATTGCAGTATTCAAGCGTGCGCATCAG GTTGCAACTTGGAGCAAGCATAGTGAAAAAGTCAAGTTGCTACTGTTGTTTGGAGACCATGTTATCAGTGTTGATATTCGTGGCAACATGTTCTTGTGGGCATTTAAGGGAGTTATGGATCAGAACCCTTCCCCATTTGGGCACATTTTACTTGATCAGAGTTTTAGCCCCAGCTGTATAATGCATCCTGATACTTACCTAAATAAG GTTCTCGTTGGGAGCGAGCAAGGTCCTATGCAGCTTTGGAACGTTAGcacaaagaaaaagatatttgaGTTTAAGGGATGGGATTCACCGATCACCTGTTGTGTTTCCTCCCCTGCTCTAGATGTCGTTGCAGTTGGGTGTGCAGATGGAAGCATTCATGTTCATAACATTCGTTATGATGAAGAATTGGTTACATTTACACATTCTACACGAGGTTCTGTCACTGCCTTATCTTTCTGCACTG ATGGGCAACCCCTTCTAGCTTCTGGAGGTTCATCAGGTGTCATAAGCGTATGGAATCTGGAAAAGAAAAGGCTCCAGTCAGTTGTAAGAGAAGCTCATGATAGCGTGATCACATCACTACATTTCTTTGCAAATGAGCCAGTGCTTATGAGTTCTTCAGCAGATAATTCTATTAAG ATGTGGATTTTCGATACGACCGATGGCGACCCTCGTCTTTTGCGCTTTCGAAGCGGCCATAGTGCTCCTCCCCTTTGCATAAA GTTTTATGCAAATGGAAGACATATTCTCTCTGCTGGTCAGGATCGTGCATTTCGGCTTTTCTCTGTAGTTCAG GATCAACAAAGTAGAGAGCTTTCTCAGCACAATATTTCTAGACGAGCCAAGAAACTTAAAGTAAAG gaagaagaaataaagttgAAGCCCGTGATTGCATTTGATTGTG CTGAAATTCGAGAACGTGATTGGTGCAACGTGGTTACTTGTCATATGGATACTGCTCAGGCATATGTGTGGAGACTTCAAAATTTTGTTCTTGGTGAACATATATTGAATCCCTGCCCAGAAAATCCGACACCTGTAAAG GCTTGTGCCATCAGTGCATGTGGCAATTTTGTCATCCTAGGGACAGCAGGTGGTTGGATTGAAAGGTTTAACCTACAATCTGGACTACCTCGGGGTGCTTACATTGACATGTCAGAATCAATAAGGTGTGCCCATGACAGTGAAGTGGTTGGAGTCGCATGTGACTCAACTAACACTCTCATGATAAGTGCAGGATATCAAGGAGATATAAAG GTTTGGGATTTCAAAGAACGTGAACTTAAATCCAGATGGGAGATCGGTTTTTCTGTTGTTAAGATTGTTTATCATCGTTATAATG GTCTCCTGGCTACGGTAGCAAATGATTTAGCAATCAGATTGTTTGATGTTGTGGCTCTTAGATTAGTTCGTAAGTTTGATGGTCACACTGATCGCATAACAGACTTGTGCTTCAGTGAGGATGGGAAGTGGCTTTTGTCATCTAGTATGGATGGAAGTTTTAGAATTTGGGATGTGATCTTAGCAAGACAGATAGATGCAATTCACGTTAATGTGCCTATTACAGCATTATCTCTTTCCCCAAACATGGATATATTAGCAACTGCTCATGTTGATCAAAATGGGGTATACCTGTG GGTAAACCAAACAATGTTCTCTAGTACTTCAACTATTGACTCATATGCAAGTGGGAAAGAGGTGGTGAGTGTCAAGTTGCCATCTATATCTTCCACAGAACATTCTCAAGTTGAGGAGTTGGATGAGGTGGTGGATgcttctcaacctaaagatgcCCCACATGTTCCAACTCAAGTTAATCAAATACCTGATTTGGTCACACTCTCACTGCTGCCAAAGAGCCAGTGGCAAAGCTTGATTAATTTAGACATTATAAAG ATACGCAATAAACCTATTGAGCCTCCAAAGAAGCCCGAAAAAGCCCCATTTTTCTTGCCTTCAGTTCCATCCCTATCTGGAGAAATATTGTTTGAGCCTGGTAAGTTATCAGTTGAAGAGAGGGATGGAGCTGGCGATGGTAAACAAATGAAAAAGACAAGATTAGATTCGACGTCATCCCGTTTTCTGCATCTTCTTCAATCCTCAAACGTGGCAGATAACT ATGGCGCATTCACTGATTATATCAAAGGATTATCTCCATCAACTCTGGATATGGAACTTCGAATGCTTCAGATAATTGACGACAACGATGATGAACAAGGTGAGAAGAGACCGGAGTTAGTATCGATTGAACAGCTTATGGATTATTTCATCCATGAGCTCTCCTGCAGAAATAATTTTGAGTTCGTACAAGCTGTCATCAGGTTATTTTTGAAG ATACATGGTGAGACAATTCGGCAGCATTCACACTTACAAGAAAAGGCTCGGAGGCTTCTTGATATTCAGTGCAATGTGTGGCAGAGGGTAGATAAAATGTTTCAAAGTGTAAGATGTGTGGTTGGCTTTCTTAGTAATTCCCATATTTAG